One window from the genome of Fulvivirga lutea encodes:
- a CDS encoding glycosyltransferase — protein MNLYFLCDQYPIGKGEFFVDNEIKILASYFDEVYIFIPRQSAYDLGRQVPKNLKVIEYDLNFSKWDVIRYYYLFFKLFFLAELVFAIKKLGFSQCLNSLKIMIVDVLKAKKLSLLLFKSISLNPKKEGLLYSYWNDYKALSIALIKQKYPLIKGISRAHGWDVFAERQRIPYLPFKKFICSSLEQTYSISTSGMNELLSVYGLPSDKISVSRLGTINNASYNMNNPTNGFTICSCSNLIPLKRVHLIIEILSLLKTKDVHWIHFGDGPQKDELMSLAKIRLKESSYTFSGLVPNHEIIEHYTNNFIDLFINVSSSEGIPVSIMEAMSAGIPVIATNVGGSAEIVNNNNGFLIERDFNIEQAAELIDHYFSRPVDYREQKREAAYSYWHKHYNANINYHTFAQAIIHV, from the coding sequence TTGAATCTCTATTTTTTATGTGACCAATACCCGATTGGTAAAGGGGAGTTTTTTGTAGACAATGAAATTAAAATTCTTGCCTCATACTTTGATGAAGTTTATATATTCATTCCTAGACAGTCAGCTTACGACTTAGGAAGGCAGGTACCCAAAAATCTTAAAGTTATAGAGTATGATCTGAACTTTAGTAAGTGGGATGTTATAAGGTATTACTATTTATTTTTTAAACTATTTTTTCTAGCAGAGCTAGTCTTTGCCATTAAAAAGTTAGGGTTTTCTCAATGCCTTAATAGCCTTAAGATCATGATTGTTGATGTTTTAAAGGCAAAGAAGCTTAGTTTGCTTCTATTCAAGTCAATATCACTCAATCCTAAGAAAGAAGGATTATTATATTCATATTGGAATGACTATAAGGCGCTATCAATAGCCTTAATAAAACAAAAATACCCACTAATAAAAGGCATATCACGAGCACATGGTTGGGATGTCTTCGCAGAAAGGCAACGCATTCCATACTTACCATTTAAGAAATTTATATGTAGTAGTTTGGAGCAGACTTATTCAATTTCCACTTCAGGGATGAATGAATTGTTAAGTGTGTACGGCCTGCCTTCAGATAAGATTAGCGTTAGTAGATTAGGGACAATTAATAATGCCTCTTATAACATGAATAATCCTACTAATGGATTTACAATATGTAGTTGTTCAAATTTAATTCCACTTAAGCGAGTTCATTTAATAATAGAAATATTGAGCTTGCTTAAAACCAAGGATGTTCATTGGATACATTTTGGGGATGGCCCACAAAAAGATGAATTGATGTCGTTAGCCAAGATAAGATTAAAGGAAAGTAGTTATACCTTTTCAGGTCTTGTTCCTAATCATGAGATAATAGAACATTATACTAATAATTTCATTGACTTATTTATAAATGTTAGCAGTTCAGAGGGAATACCTGTAAGTATTATGGAAGCAATGTCGGCAGGGATACCTGTGATAGCCACTAATGTTGGAGGTAGTGCTGAAATTGTAAATAACAATAATGGATTTTTGATTGAGAGGGACTTTAATATTGAACAGGCGGCAGAATTGATTGACCATTATTTCTCCAGACCTGTTGATTATCGTGAACAAAAGAGAGAAGCAGCCTACTCCTATTGGCACAAGCACTATAATGCTAATATTAACTATCATACTTTTGCACAGGCAATAATTCATGTATGA
- a CDS encoding D-glucuronyl C5-epimerase family protein: MEENKHIKLPLGTVSLSPELGSYYIDMRPAKIHYQPNIWGGDFDQNGVPRISFKGELGYFPINIAQYGFMLHAEWLETGNIETLELMKSCLNVLEEIKTENNDHCVWWHNEINYRYNIEPPWASAMAQGELISFYLRMYQILGETDLLNTALKSYEFMRVNVSEGGVRQYSEDLGTWLEEYPSDPPSFVLNGFIYAIFGIYDLYRVTRNELINEDLQRLLNTVKNNLSKFDAGFWSYYDLQKKELVRYYYQKNVHIPQLNVLYQLTNEPVFLKYAEKWERQLTSINYLIVKIMYRVLPRVRKLKKLISF; this comes from the coding sequence ATGGAGGAGAATAAACATATCAAATTGCCTTTAGGCACAGTTTCATTATCTCCAGAACTCGGTTCCTACTATATCGATATGAGACCGGCTAAAATTCATTATCAACCTAATATTTGGGGAGGCGATTTTGATCAAAATGGAGTGCCTCGAATAAGTTTTAAAGGTGAGCTTGGTTACTTTCCAATTAATATAGCCCAATATGGCTTTATGCTCCATGCTGAATGGTTAGAAACAGGAAATATAGAAACTCTTGAATTAATGAAGAGTTGCCTGAATGTGTTGGAGGAAATTAAAACTGAAAACAATGACCATTGCGTATGGTGGCATAATGAAATAAATTATAGATATAATATTGAACCTCCATGGGCCTCAGCAATGGCTCAAGGTGAATTAATCTCCTTTTATTTAAGAATGTATCAAATACTAGGAGAAACAGATTTACTCAACACAGCATTAAAATCATATGAATTTATGCGTGTAAATGTTTCAGAGGGGGGTGTAAGACAGTATAGCGAAGATTTAGGAACATGGCTGGAAGAATATCCTTCTGATCCACCATCTTTTGTACTTAATGGGTTCATTTATGCTATTTTTGGTATATACGATTTATACAGAGTTACAAGAAATGAGTTGATTAATGAGGATTTGCAAAGGTTATTAAATACGGTAAAAAATAACCTTAGTAAATTCGATGCGGGATTTTGGTCTTATTACGATCTTCAAAAAAAAGAGTTAGTGCGTTATTATTATCAAAAGAATGTCCATATTCCTCAATTAAATGTACTATATCAGTTAACTAATGAACCAGTATTTTTAAAATACGCTGAAAAGTGGGAGAGACAACTTACAAGTATTAATTATTTGATTGTGAAAATTATGTACAGAGTTTTACCAAGAGTAAGAAAATTGAAAAAGTTAATCTCATTTTGA
- a CDS encoding sulfotransferase domain-containing protein: MIIGAQKAGTTSLKNYLAEHPDIGVHITEELAYFQSENEYSKGFDTSFKRSYLKQNAKVIVAKNAGLYERELYLSRLSGHNKDCKIVFIIRNPVDRAFSSYLMEKREGFIDFDSKKLVDIISSDDPYDKNYFRKFLGLGLYSIHLQNILAHFPKENVHIFTFEELKSDAQQVCSKIFEILNIDPTIYINANKVYNKRKHIRSKRLARILNRLKQEENPLKRVSKKIIPYRWFLKLSKRIQSINYTKEETQREVLSDDVRMQLIEFYKPYNLKLSKMIGRELSDWNKVRN, encoded by the coding sequence ATGATAATAGGAGCACAAAAAGCTGGTACTACTTCGCTAAAAAATTATTTAGCTGAGCATCCAGACATTGGTGTGCATATTACAGAAGAACTAGCTTATTTTCAATCTGAAAATGAATATTCAAAAGGTTTCGATACATCCTTTAAAAGAAGTTACCTTAAACAAAATGCTAAGGTTATTGTAGCGAAAAATGCGGGCCTTTATGAACGGGAGTTGTATTTAAGTAGATTAAGCGGACATAATAAAGACTGTAAAATTGTCTTTATCATAAGAAATCCTGTAGATAGGGCATTCTCATCTTATTTAATGGAAAAAAGAGAAGGATTTATTGATTTTGATTCTAAAAAACTTGTAGATATAATATCGTCAGATGATCCTTATGACAAGAACTATTTCAGAAAGTTTTTAGGGTTAGGATTGTATTCAATTCATTTGCAAAACATATTAGCTCATTTCCCAAAAGAGAATGTACACATATTTACTTTTGAGGAATTAAAGTCAGATGCACAGCAGGTTTGTTCAAAAATATTTGAGATTCTGAATATTGATCCTACGATTTATATTAACGCAAATAAGGTTTACAACAAAAGAAAACACATACGTTCCAAACGTTTGGCAAGAATATTAAATAGATTGAAACAAGAGGAGAATCCATTGAAAAGGGTTTCTAAAAAGATTATCCCATATCGATGGTTTTTAAAATTATCAAAACGCATTCAATCAATTAATTACACAAAAGAAGAAACCCAGCGTGAAGTATTGAGTGATGATGTTAGAATGCAATTAATTGAATTTTATAAACCCTACAATTTGAAATTGTCAAAAATGATTGGGAGAGAATTAAGTGATTGGAATAAGGTAAGGAATTAA
- a CDS encoding PKD domain-containing protein, which produces MTINLSENILNLTSTLLLSLVVLNSYGQSVLDVTVNNSVCIEQQLNIENNSTGFTNYFWDFCIGDFNEEPIINSSSITGMNFGSGIELVEDQGNWFGFVLDRGAGFEVFRLDFGDSPLNDPIVTELNLTDGLFLKPPDDISVLKFNNVWHAVIGYRETGGEIIRLDFGPSLTNNNPVEINLGNFGYTTNAIRNVQLIDQSGDLVLMLAPNTGFSFWRINYGDSFDNEIDILTDVIKTTAPEADLNRLMGFDIKIINGDYILHCVTINAAKIMRLNFGSSLMNTPTWDAIYNFTGPSNSHDIDLVRDGSNFYGYVSNSSQSPKVFNFGDLTAVQQPAEISYSATIPTIDAIDVFRFDGRSFIYGVNNSVFNRIEHYYNCPVNLQTNAENEPEIFYNEEGSYEISLECTAPEGVSNFTETITVSPDIAPTISFANQTICQSSPIQFSSTTDGTGLTYTWDFGDGSPTSGDANPTHSYASAGEYEVKLSIEDGTCGNFTKQTITVYPEPAPDFTIPSGNICTNQNYLFTNDTPGNFDGLISYTWQLDGETVSTDEDLGLLFTSGGTKELKLIASIPGCDVEIAKNLTDIKEGSLSEFVFDDACIGELVQFTNQSIGAITDFNWDFGNGFSSTLENPQLEFADAGTFEVTLELTNADGCVTSDQQLITIHPLPEVNFESDLSCENLPTQFNDLSSVTLDNLNSWSWNFDDGSEPVTSQNTSHVFSENDNYDVKLIVGTTFGCLDSLTQTITVLEAPEAEFSFDKLCEDVVINFSDESIPLADEAITNWAWNIGGVFRGQQNPSYTFEEPIDYPVSLTITSENLCTSTIEKVISIPPSPSPSFIVEDNCTNELTRLIDVTEISGDEITSWSWTYDEQQLGTESSVENLFSDSGTYLVSMNLLTANGCEYEVSQNVEVFQAPQASFSPSTTFGAPELEVDFVNNSTGAITYRWDFMDGNTSEAINPTNNFTSIGEYDVQLIAINEQDCRDTVSQRISVLEPTLDLEITSLMLVERPNGDAISLTISNSGSIRHDSLLVTLDLGGEASFQQILRSELLPQETITRQLELGLTNRRLNYLCATVQSFYAIEEENSDNNNSCITYNNANLVTSLPYPNPSNGIVTIDLITTEEADVQIQIVNSQGHLISSFSDVKPRGNNNLVLDLSELSGGTYLIRLKLLGTEKLYRVMISN; this is translated from the coding sequence TTGACAATTAACTTATCAGAAAATATTCTCAATCTTACCTCAACTCTTTTACTGTCGTTAGTGGTACTAAATAGTTATGGGCAATCCGTATTGGATGTTACAGTTAATAATTCAGTATGTATTGAGCAACAGTTGAACATAGAAAACAATTCAACTGGATTCACTAACTATTTTTGGGATTTTTGTATTGGTGACTTCAATGAAGAGCCCATAATCAATTCCTCTAGTATTACTGGAATGAATTTTGGGTCAGGCATTGAGCTGGTGGAAGATCAGGGAAACTGGTTTGGGTTTGTGCTGGACCGTGGAGCCGGATTCGAGGTGTTCAGGTTAGACTTTGGTGATAGTCCATTGAATGATCCTATAGTTACGGAACTTAATTTAACAGACGGACTCTTCTTAAAACCACCAGATGATATATCAGTTTTAAAATTTAACAACGTTTGGCATGCTGTAATAGGTTATAGAGAAACAGGTGGGGAAATTATAAGATTAGATTTCGGACCATCATTAACGAATAATAATCCTGTTGAAATAAATCTTGGAAATTTCGGGTATACAACCAATGCCATTAGAAATGTACAATTGATTGATCAATCTGGTGATTTAGTACTGATGCTAGCTCCAAACACAGGCTTCAGTTTTTGGCGTATTAATTATGGTGATTCGTTTGATAATGAAATAGATATATTAACTGATGTGATTAAAACAACAGCTCCTGAAGCTGATTTAAATAGACTCATGGGTTTTGATATAAAAATAATAAATGGTGATTATATTCTTCATTGTGTAACAATAAATGCTGCTAAAATTATGCGATTAAATTTTGGTAGTAGTTTAATGAACACCCCGACATGGGATGCTATTTATAATTTTACTGGACCTTCAAATTCCCATGATATAGATCTGGTGAGAGATGGCAGTAATTTTTACGGATATGTTAGCAACTCTAGTCAGTCACCTAAGGTTTTCAATTTTGGCGACCTAACTGCTGTACAACAACCTGCTGAGATTAGTTATAGCGCAACCATACCGACCATTGATGCTATTGATGTATTTCGTTTTGATGGACGCTCCTTTATTTACGGGGTTAATAATTCTGTGTTTAACCGTATTGAGCATTATTATAATTGTCCTGTTAATCTTCAAACAAATGCGGAAAATGAACCTGAAATTTTTTATAACGAGGAAGGCTCTTATGAAATTAGTTTAGAATGTACCGCACCAGAAGGGGTTAGTAATTTCACTGAAACGATCACAGTATCTCCCGATATTGCCCCCACTATCTCCTTCGCCAACCAGACCATCTGCCAATCTTCACCCATCCAATTCTCGTCAACCACGGATGGTACAGGGTTAACCTATACCTGGGACTTTGGAGATGGAAGTCCAACTTCGGGTGACGCTAACCCAACTCACAGCTATGCCTCTGCCGGAGAATATGAAGTAAAGTTAAGTATTGAAGATGGCACATGTGGAAACTTTACTAAACAAACCATTACTGTTTACCCAGAACCAGCCCCTGATTTCACAATTCCTAGTGGCAATATCTGCACCAATCAAAACTACCTATTCACAAATGATACGCCCGGTAATTTCGATGGCCTCATCAGCTACACATGGCAGCTTGATGGTGAAACTGTTTCTACTGATGAAGACCTAGGCTTACTATTTACCTCTGGCGGAACCAAGGAACTGAAACTTATTGCTAGCATTCCCGGGTGTGATGTAGAGATAGCTAAAAACCTAACTGATATTAAGGAAGGATCACTTTCCGAATTTGTTTTCGATGATGCCTGCATTGGTGAACTTGTACAATTTACTAACCAGTCCATTGGAGCTATTACAGATTTCAATTGGGATTTTGGTAATGGTTTTTCTTCTACACTGGAAAATCCCCAACTTGAGTTTGCTGATGCAGGCACATTTGAGGTAACGCTTGAATTAACAAATGCTGATGGATGCGTCACTTCTGATCAGCAATTAATCACCATTCATCCATTGCCAGAAGTGAATTTTGAATCTGATCTGTCATGTGAAAACTTACCCACGCAATTCAATGATCTTTCATCGGTAACCCTTGACAATTTAAATAGCTGGAGTTGGAATTTTGATGATGGATCTGAACCAGTGACTTCACAAAATACATCACATGTTTTTAGTGAGAATGATAATTACGATGTAAAGCTGATTGTGGGCACCACCTTTGGTTGCCTGGATAGTTTAACACAAACTATTACAGTATTGGAAGCCCCAGAAGCTGAATTTTCTTTTGATAAATTGTGTGAAGATGTGGTTATCAATTTTTCAGATGAGTCCATACCATTGGCAGATGAGGCTATTACCAATTGGGCTTGGAATATTGGTGGAGTATTTCGTGGACAGCAAAACCCCTCATACACGTTCGAAGAACCTATAGATTATCCGGTTTCATTAACTATTACTTCAGAAAACCTCTGTACTTCCACGATTGAAAAAGTGATAAGTATACCACCTTCACCTTCACCTTCTTTTATAGTTGAAGATAATTGCACCAATGAATTAACACGTTTAATAGATGTTACTGAGATCTCTGGAGATGAAATTACCAGTTGGAGTTGGACGTATGATGAGCAACAACTAGGGACTGAATCATCCGTAGAAAATTTATTTAGCGATTCAGGTACATATCTGGTGAGTATGAATTTGCTTACTGCCAATGGATGCGAGTATGAGGTCAGTCAAAACGTTGAAGTGTTTCAGGCACCACAGGCGTCTTTTAGCCCATCAACAACATTTGGCGCTCCTGAATTGGAGGTTGATTTTGTAAATAACTCGACCGGGGCAATAACTTATCGCTGGGATTTTATGGATGGAAACACTTCTGAGGCAATTAATCCAACAAATAATTTTACCTCTATTGGAGAATACGATGTTCAATTGATCGCCATTAATGAACAGGATTGCCGAGATACAGTATCGCAAAGAATTAGTGTTTTGGAACCTACATTAGATCTTGAAATAACTAGTTTAATGTTGGTTGAACGACCAAATGGAGACGCTATATCTCTAACTATTTCAAATAGTGGTAGTATCCGTCATGATAGTCTATTAGTTACACTAGATTTAGGTGGCGAGGCTTCATTTCAACAAATATTACGAAGTGAGTTATTACCTCAAGAAACCATCACCAGACAACTTGAATTGGGCCTTACCAACAGAAGGCTTAATTATTTGTGTGCCACGGTTCAGAGTTTTTATGCCATCGAAGAAGAAAATTCTGATAATAATAACTCATGCATCACTTACAACAATGCCAATCTGGTAACCAGCTTGCCATACCCAAATCCTTCAAACGGAATCGTTACTATTGATCTTATAACTACTGAAGAAGCAGACGTACAGATACAAATTGTTAATAGTCAGGGACATTTAATATCTTCATTTTCTGATGTTAAGCCACGAGGTAATAATAATCTTGTTCTTGATTTATCAGAATTATCAGGAGGAACGTATCTCATAAGACTCAAACTTCTTGGTACAGAAAAGCTTTACAGGGTGATGATCAGCAATTAG
- the asnB gene encoding asparagine synthase (glutamine-hydrolyzing) — MCGIAGIYGNFKNQEITIRNITNKLKHRGPDSEGYYVNTTSGIALGHRRLSILDLSENGNQPFYSHCKRYVMVYNGEVFNYKEIASNLNINLKTNCDSEAIIEAFVLVGKQFVHQLNGMFAIVIYDTLKNSIYLFRDRLGIKPLFYLYNPSNNQFAFSSEIKSLKPLLSESQPDINQHSLAEFLHLGYISQSSTIYSDILKFPSGSYGVYHDNHLEIDSYWEPETHISTEVIKDEIEAKDRLSELLTDAVRMRMIADVPLGTFLSGGIDSSIVTAFAQRLSDLPIKTFSIGFKDNKYNESVFAKSVAKHLGTEHYEFILTEQDALDQITNLLDIYDEPFADSSAIPTLLVSRMARKEVTVALSGDGGDEQFMGYGMYDWSNRLSNPIINTFRKPLAYGLKTVGNNRLMRGAEVLNYYSKKNIESHIFSQEQYLFSERELNLILVNPPDELAIFKNFGKIPRKLTASEKQSFFDLKYYLKDDLLVKVDRASMFHSLEVRVPLLDHNLVEFTLNLDEKLKIKKGIKKYLLKQVLYDYVPESYFNRPKWGFSIPLERWLSTSLKYLLDEYLSKEVVEDCGIVNWEIVRDIKTQFFSGRVFLYNRLWALILIHKWIKAQ, encoded by the coding sequence ATGTGTGGCATAGCTGGTATTTACGGAAATTTCAAGAATCAGGAAATAACTATTAGAAATATTACTAATAAGTTGAAACACCGTGGCCCTGATTCTGAAGGCTATTATGTAAATACAACATCAGGAATTGCCTTAGGTCATAGGCGGTTAAGCATCCTTGATTTATCAGAGAATGGAAATCAGCCATTCTATTCTCATTGCAAGAGGTATGTAATGGTATATAATGGCGAAGTGTTTAATTACAAAGAAATCGCTTCGAACCTGAATATAAACCTTAAAACGAATTGTGATTCCGAAGCAATTATTGAGGCGTTTGTTTTAGTGGGTAAACAATTTGTACATCAATTAAATGGTATGTTTGCCATTGTAATATATGATACTTTAAAAAATTCGATTTACTTATTTCGGGATAGATTGGGGATTAAACCATTATTCTATTTATATAATCCATCCAACAATCAGTTTGCTTTTTCATCAGAGATTAAATCACTTAAACCACTACTTTCAGAAAGCCAACCAGATATAAATCAACACTCCTTGGCTGAATTTTTACACTTAGGTTATATTTCTCAGTCTTCAACAATTTATAGTGACATCCTAAAATTTCCATCTGGTAGTTATGGCGTCTATCATGATAATCATTTAGAAATAGACTCTTATTGGGAGCCAGAGACCCATATATCAACTGAAGTGATTAAAGATGAAATTGAGGCTAAAGATAGATTAAGTGAATTGCTTACAGATGCTGTAAGAATGAGAATGATAGCCGATGTACCGCTAGGTACATTTCTTAGTGGGGGCATAGATTCAAGTATTGTTACTGCCTTCGCACAAAGACTTTCTGACTTGCCTATAAAAACATTTTCTATAGGGTTTAAAGACAATAAATATAACGAAAGTGTATTTGCAAAATCTGTGGCAAAACATTTGGGAACGGAACATTATGAATTCATACTTACAGAGCAAGATGCTTTAGATCAAATTACTAACTTATTGGATATATATGATGAACCATTTGCTGATTCATCTGCAATTCCCACTTTGTTAGTAAGCAGGATGGCTCGAAAAGAAGTGACCGTAGCTCTTTCTGGTGATGGTGGAGATGAGCAGTTTATGGGTTATGGCATGTATGACTGGTCTAACCGACTGTCAAATCCAATTATAAATACATTTAGAAAGCCATTAGCCTATGGTTTAAAAACAGTAGGAAATAACCGTTTAATGCGTGGAGCGGAAGTTTTGAATTATTATTCAAAAAAAAATATCGAAAGTCATATATTCTCTCAAGAGCAATATTTATTCTCTGAACGAGAATTGAATTTAATATTAGTTAATCCCCCAGATGAGTTGGCCATTTTTAAAAATTTTGGAAAAATACCTCGAAAACTAACTGCATCTGAAAAACAATCATTCTTTGATTTAAAATATTACCTAAAAGATGATTTGTTAGTAAAAGTTGATCGAGCTTCTATGTTTCATTCATTAGAGGTAAGAGTTCCACTTCTAGATCACAATTTGGTTGAATTTACACTTAATCTTGATGAGAAGTTGAAAATAAAAAAAGGTATTAAAAAGTACCTGCTAAAACAAGTACTCTATGATTACGTACCTGAAAGCTATTTTAACAGACCCAAATGGGGGTTTTCAATTCCGCTAGAGCGTTGGCTCAGCACTAGTTTAAAGTATCTTTTAGATGAATATTTGTCTAAAGAAGTAGTGGAAGATTGCGGCATTGTAAACTGGGAGATTGTGAGAGATATCAAAACACAGTTTTTTTCTGGTAGAGTTTTTTTATACAATAGATTATGGGCACTTATATTAATACATAAATGGATAAAGGCTCAGTAA
- a CDS encoding glycosyltransferase family protein, whose amino-acid sequence MRKILIISYFFPPSILTASNRVEGWAKHLAKFGYYPIVITRNWDIQGSQEKQRLQTSGKKIEVNYHDDFEVHYLPYRSSFRDICLNRNWRFLSRVLTFFELILRNFTVQIIPYRNLYFYAKKIIKKNTDITGVLISANPFEQFLFGFKLKKLFPELKWIAEYRDEWTTRKEYDSTRGKNSLVKFLERRSETKWLKEADLVFTTCSYFSNRISQLLNQNVEVIPHGMVDALLATDDREIDKQKFKIVYGGTLYSNQPVESFLRAWQSFARDKEDTELLFLGANVDSSVNIRLQPYVCENVKVTERIKRVESDKMHQEAAILLLLPYDNMKGWPSSKLYHYLTYKRPILLFPNDHDIMEEVLMDTKLGIIPKSEPELVSILELNYESWKKGRFNPIKGENIHKYTQAQQAKILSEYLNQLNAN is encoded by the coding sequence ATGAGAAAAATACTTATAATAAGTTACTTTTTTCCTCCAAGCATTCTCACAGCATCTAATCGAGTTGAAGGGTGGGCCAAGCATTTGGCTAAATTCGGTTATTATCCCATTGTAATAACTAGAAATTGGGACATTCAAGGATCGCAGGAAAAGCAACGGTTGCAAACTAGTGGTAAAAAAATAGAGGTTAACTACCATGATGATTTTGAGGTGCACTATCTACCATATAGATCTTCATTTAGAGATATATGTTTGAATAGAAACTGGAGATTTTTATCACGCGTGCTCACATTTTTTGAATTGATATTAAGGAATTTTACTGTTCAAATTATACCTTATCGCAACCTGTATTTTTATGCTAAAAAAATAATTAAAAAAAATACAGATATAACGGGAGTACTCATATCAGCAAACCCTTTTGAGCAATTCCTTTTTGGTTTTAAATTAAAAAAACTATTTCCTGAGTTAAAGTGGATTGCAGAATATAGAGATGAATGGACAACAAGAAAAGAATATGACAGTACAAGAGGCAAAAATTCTCTAGTTAAATTTCTTGAGAGAAGGTCGGAAACTAAATGGTTGAAAGAAGCTGATTTGGTATTTACAACCTGTTCTTATTTTTCAAATAGAATATCTCAGCTATTGAATCAAAATGTTGAAGTAATACCTCATGGGATGGTAGATGCGTTGCTAGCTACAGATGATAGGGAAATTGATAAACAAAAGTTTAAGATTGTTTATGGGGGTACTTTGTATTCAAATCAGCCTGTCGAAAGCTTTCTTAGAGCCTGGCAGTCTTTCGCTAGAGATAAAGAAGATACAGAACTTTTGTTTTTAGGTGCTAATGTTGATTCATCCGTAAATATACGTCTGCAGCCTTATGTTTGTGAAAATGTAAAAGTAACCGAACGAATAAAACGAGTAGAATCTGATAAAATGCATCAGGAAGCAGCTATTTTATTGCTTCTACCTTATGATAATATGAAGGGTTGGCCCTCAAGTAAATTATATCATTATCTCACCTATAAACGGCCAATTCTACTATTTCCGAATGATCATGATATTATGGAAGAAGTACTTATGGATACCAAATTAGGAATTATTCCAAAAAGTGAACCTGAACTTGTTTCTATATTAGAATTAAACTATGAAAGTTGGAAGAAAGGTCGATTTAATCCTATTAAAGGCGAAAATATTCATAAATATACTCAGGCACAGCAGGCTAAAATACTATCTGAATATTTGAATCAATTAAATGCCAATTAA
- a CDS encoding glycosyltransferase: MDKGSVKHILYLSYDGMTDPLGQSQVLPYLVGLSNKGFKFSLLSFEKKVNSDNEKIINEIINTVDISWFPQSYSKRPPVLSTIWDIIKMYNASKRILKKNPYVIVHCRSYVAALVGLKLKKKFGIKFVFDMRGFWVDERVEGGIWKLSNPFYKLIYRFFKEKESYFFNDSDYIISLTQAGKEEIISNYLSKNVPIEVIPCCVNSDLFDYKTVNHNRQIGLQSTLKLDTDNFIISYLGSIGTWYMLDEMLEFFKELLNKKPNAIFLFITADNPLIIERKASELGINKNQIRITKVTRKEVPDYLALSDVALFFIKPVYSKIASSPTKLAEIMAMGIPIICNDNVGDIKSIVNDEVGYVINQFTKSEYQNAIRKIPRLMQKDKLKIRNQSIRQFNLDRGIDKYANAYNKLV, from the coding sequence ATGGATAAAGGCTCAGTAAAACATATACTTTATTTGTCTTACGATGGAATGACAGATCCTTTAGGTCAGTCTCAAGTGCTCCCTTATTTAGTTGGTCTTTCAAATAAAGGTTTTAAATTTTCATTGCTCTCATTCGAGAAAAAGGTAAATAGTGATAATGAAAAAATAATTAATGAAATTATTAATACGGTTGATATATCGTGGTTTCCACAATCCTATTCGAAAAGACCTCCTGTACTATCAACAATTTGGGACATCATTAAGATGTATAATGCTTCGAAAAGAATCTTAAAGAAAAACCCTTATGTTATTGTTCATTGTAGGAGTTATGTGGCAGCCCTTGTCGGTCTAAAGCTGAAAAAGAAATTCGGAATTAAATTCGTATTTGACATGCGCGGGTTCTGGGTAGACGAACGAGTTGAAGGAGGTATTTGGAAGTTATCCAATCCGTTTTATAAATTAATCTATAGGTTTTTTAAAGAAAAGGAATCTTATTTCTTTAATGATAGTGATTACATAATTTCATTAACCCAGGCTGGTAAAGAAGAAATAATTAGTAATTATTTATCTAAAAATGTACCTATCGAAGTAATACCATGTTGTGTTAATAGTGATTTGTTTGATTATAAAACGGTAAATCATAATAGGCAAATTGGACTACAAAGTACTTTAAAACTTGACACAGATAATTTCATAATCTCATATTTAGGATCTATTGGTACTTGGTATATGTTGGATGAAATGCTTGAATTCTTTAAAGAGCTTTTAAACAAAAAACCAAATGCAATTTTTCTATTCATAACAGCTGATAATCCTTTAATAATAGAGAGGAAAGCTAGTGAGTTAGGTATTAATAAAAATCAGATTAGAATTACTAAAGTTACTAGGAAGGAAGTCCCAGATTATTTAGCGCTAAGTGATGTAGCCCTATTTTTTATAAAACCTGTTTATTCTAAAATCGCTTCATCTCCTACCAAATTAGCTGAAATTATGGCAATGGGGATTCCAATTATTTGTAATGACAATGTAGGTGACATTAAAAGCATAGTAAATGACGAGGTTGGTTATGTTATTAATCAATTTACTAAATCAGAATATCAAAATGCTATTCGTAAAATACCAAGGCTAATGCAAAAGGATAAGTTAAAGATTAGAAATCAATCGATAAGACAATTTAATTTGGATCGTGGTATAGACAAGTATGCTAATGCATACAATAAGCTAGTTTGA